The nucleotide window gacgaGCATTCGTGAGGTCATTCGTGAGAAtgttgtatgatttttaaagccTTCTTCTGGATGatcaaagtattggatgaaacaCCAACTGTCATTCCAGATGATTCCAGATGtaatgctggtgtgtgtgtgtttgtgtgtgtgtgtgtgtgtgtgtgtggggggggggaggtggggtgggtagaaggggtgtccacaaacatttggacaagtagTGTAGATGTCTAAGTAACGTCTGTGTGACGCTCTTGTACTTGAAACTAAACTGTGTGCAGGGGTCAGGAAGCTGCTGCATGTACTGTGGTTTTGTACTGTGGTTTAGACGACTGGATCTTATCTAAGCAAATGTGTGTAGAGGAGGTGTTAGACACCAGCGCTCACCACAAACTAAAACTCTGAGCCTGTGAGATGTGAGTCACATGATGCACTTGCAGAGACTGCCTGAAGGAGGACTTTTTCTAGTTTGTCCAAATGTTATTAGACAGTGCTTATAAAGGAGTCTACTGGATCAGCAGCAGCCATGTAAATGATCTGCTCATAGCTTTAGTGAAACTGCTTTATCCAGTGGGATCAGAGGGATGGCTCCCTCTTGTTGCTGAGCTACATTCTCTTATACATTAGCTCCCTCTTGTGGACAGTTATCATCTGCAGCCTATTCTGAGCCTGCTCAAAAAGATGCCTGAAGGTTTCTTAGAGCAGTGTtcctcaaccctggtccttAAGAATGGTCTTAACCAGAGTTGCGAACTACTGTCTAGGCACAAAGTGAGTGAACCTACTGAAGGCAAGCCACAGGTCATCACTGAGTAACCTCTCAAGCCTCTTTAGGGTCATATATATACCTCCCAACAGGAAATAGGTGGCCTTGCTTTCAGACACAGCACATCTCCTAGAGATACCCCTTGGAAGGAACCTATCTGCTTTCATTGAATTAGTGGGTTTCTCTTGTGGTTGTAGCCATTTGGGCACTACGTTTTAGCCATGTGGGCTCTATGTTTTGCCATGTGGGCCCTATGTTTTAGCTATAGGGGCCTTACGTTTTAACCATGTGGGCTCTACATTGTAGCCATGTGGGCTCTACGTTTTAGCCATGTGGGCCCTACGTTTTAACCATGTGGGCCCTACATTGTAGCCATGTGGGCCCTACGTTTTAGCCATGTGGGCTCTACGGTTTAGCCATGTGGGCCCTACGTTTTTACCATGTGGGCCCTACATTGTAGCCATGTGGGCACTACGTTTTAGCCACGTGGGCCCTACGTTTTAGCCATGTGGGCACTATGTTTTAGACATGTGGGCACTATGTTTTAGCCATGTGGGCACTATGTTTTAGACATGTGGGCACTATGTTTTAGACATGTGGGCTCTACGTTGTATCCATGTGGGCTCTACGTTGTATCCATGTGGGCACTCTGTTGTTGCCATGTGGGCTCTATGTTTTAGCCATGTGGGCTCTATGTTTTGCCATGTTGACACTATGTTTTAGCCATAGGGGCCCTATGTTTTAGCCATGTGGGCACTATGTTTTAGCTATAGGGGCTCTACGTTTTAGCCATGTGGGCCCTATGTTTTAACCATGTGGGCCCTACATTGTAGCCATGTGGGCTCTACGTTTTAGCCATGTGGGCCCTACATTTTAACTATGTGGGCCCTACGTTTTAGCCATGTGGGCCCTACGTTTTAGCCATGTGGGCACTATGTTTTTGCCATGTGGGCACTATGTTTTCTCCATAGGGGCACTATGTTTTAGCCATAGGGGCCTTACGTTTTAGTCACGTGGGCACTATGTTGTAGCCATGTGGGCCTTACGTTTTAGCCATGTAGGCCCTACATTGTAGCCATGTAGGCCCTACATTGTAGCCATGTGGGCCCTACGTTTTAGCCATTTGGGGCCCTATGTTGAAGCCATGTGGGCACTACGTTTTAGCCATGTGGGCCCTAAGTTTTAGCCCCCCTCCCCGTGGTTTAAAGTCAATAACTGCCCTTAGCCTATAGCTTGTTCTAAATTGTTctaaggtttgggcaccctggtcAATTGGCACATTTTGTTGATGTTCTAAGAGTAAGGAAACAAACCTAAATGCATCATATACTTTGTGTATTGTAGGAATTTTGGTAGGACAAAATGCACACAAGCTCAACTGGCAACCGGaacatatttttaatacatataaaaatatgtattataattattttttatatataatataatccataataatacattcttaaaataataataataaccaacaTAAAGTCACAATTTATGACTATTTCTGCTTGATGATAATCATAGCTctacaaaaaaacacaataaacttCAATAAAAGTGAACTTATATAGAACGAAAATTAAAGGAGCCACATAAAAGCATGTATAGAAAGATGAGAAGTCCTATTTCTGACAGTAGGAGGCAgtcaaacctttttttaactgtacCCTGAAGACTTCAAAGCTTATTGCACaccaaggtgtattactcagtatctacagggACTTACATGTATAAACTAGTGTGGCAATTCTTTGGAAATAGAGGTTTGTGGAAACAGTGTCAGCCTGCTGGCgagccataggctgtttaaggggttaaagaggACTAGAGGAAAGATGACTTTCTACTGCATAATTCATTGACATGACAGCAAAGTCATTCAAAAAAAAGGTTTACTGTAGAAAAACCTACAGATTTACCCTTATTTACAGTGTGATGGGAACCAGGGGTCATTGTGGCTACAGGGTAAATATAGCCATCTTATCCAACACCTCCAGTGGATGGATTTAAATGTTTAAGGTTATGTAATGCTGGTGGTGGCAGTTCTTTTGCCTGGTATGTGAGAGGCCAAACCCTTCTCACACATTTTAGGCCAAAAACCTTCTCAAAAACATCACAGGCATCCCACCAAACCTCTCATAATGGCTCTGCTTCCATAGGaactgtttaattatgcaggAGAGTTTAGAAAAACTGGTGGAATTTCCCTCAAACAAGGAGAGGATACAGAAACAGCGCTGCAAAGGCTTGTTACTGCCACTAGAGGGCAATCAAACTTCGAACATTAGACATGCTGTTCTTAGACTGTTACCATAAAAACAGGTTAGATTGCAGGAGAGGATCACTACTGTGACCTGATGGACCTCACAAAGTCCTCAGATATTGATACTGAAGAACAGACAGCGTCTCAGTCTCAGTACAAGTTCAGGTCAGAGTCATCAACCACTTGGTTGAAGGCCAGAGCAGACCAACCATTCTAAGACAAGCCCATCATTCTGAAGTTGGCAGCTGTGTTAGACTGTTGGGAAAAACAATGGTCGGCCAAACACCAGCCAGCGAAGTCATGGCCGACTGCAGGAAAATCATTGAACGGGGATTCAGCATTCAACATTTCCAGCCAAGAAACACCAACCCAACCTTCATTCGTTCGCGTTCGTCCGGTCGGTGCGCTCTAGCCTTACGCCTAGAAGGCTTGTCCAGAGACAGAATGCAATGTTCAATGTTCTGCATATCCTGTTCTTATTATTTTAGCtactcaacactacacaacTGTTTTCTCGCAGATCCAGCGCTGAGAGTAGGAGCATGGCCGGTCATTCCAGACCTTATTAGCCTGTGGACCCAGAATCTCTCCACAGTCCTCATTCCCTTGGTTATTTGGTTCATTCTTCATCCAGTACCTGAAACCCAGAGAATCAGAAGCCTCCTTTGATCAGCATTCATTAAACCTTCACTTCACCAGAAGTTTCACTACAACCCTCTTAGTCTGTGTTGCCACTTTGGAGATATGAGTCATCTGAGGTCAACTGTTGGAAAATGCAACCACGTATTGAATGCTCTTATTGGATTTTGGAGATGAAACCTGTTAAATGCAGTCTCTTACCCAGTGGTCAGCGCTGAGCCATCCACCCATTCCCACTGGCCTTCATTCTTAATGTCACTCAGGCCAATCCAGGCTTGATCACTGCCCAGCTGACTTGCGATGAATTCCTGTCATTATGAAAGTACAGTGTGAAaacacagctagctaacagcTGGCTAacagtctctctcagtctctctctctctctctctctctctctgtgtctctcactAACATGCTCTTTCCTGCTGTTGATGATCACCAGGTCCACTCCTCTCTTTCTGCAGTCCTCTCTACTCTCACTCCAGTTCGTCTTCTCAGTAGAGATGTAGTAAAGACTGGTGTTGAAACTCTTCCAACCCTGCAGATTTCCCTTTGCTgcacattaaaacacacacacacacacacacacacacacacacacacacacacttagataTGCAATCACAGGCCTTTGCTGTGGTCAGCATCATAGGTCAGCTATCATAGTATTTGGTGCCTGTAATGTACCTTCAAAGTAAAGTAAAGCACATTCATAAGCACATTGATGATCCAATAAGTGTAACAGGGAGATTAGCGCCTCCATCGTAGCGACTCCGGACGCAGcgcactgctaactgcactatgtaactggTAAAGTGGGTAGAACTGCCTAATGCTGCATAACCATATTTGGTCATATTTGCGTAACATCCTGTTATATTACTCTACAGCCTCAATCCACAAGCTTCTGGTATTCTtagcttgtccaaaaatgcatgtgcgCAGCATGTCctcaatacacaatatacaatatatgtcaATACACAATATAATTGTATATTAATATACAATTACAATCTTGTTCCATGTTCTATATGAAGCCCCTAACCTGACATATTAATATTCATCAGTGAGCCAAAACACTATGACCAGAATCAACCCACAACAACAAAGTATGTCAAGGCAGAGGATATATTTTAGATGGTGACTGAACAAACAACATGTGGGGTAGAGCAGAAATAGGCAGTGTGAAGACCTGAGCAACTTTAGCAAGGGCCAAATGGTCATGGCCAGATGACTGGGTTGGAACACCTCCCAAACAGCAAGGTTTGAGGGGTTGCTCCAGCAGCCATGAGGACCTGTCTACAGTGGCTCCAGCAAGAGAGGCTATGCTGTCTGGTCCTGACCAACTActttaatgatggtaaatgatgaAGTGTCGAATTTGGATCTGACCTCTCAACCATTCTGGGCCGGTTTCCACAAAGCACCCTGGTGTTAAGATCACCTTAATTGGTAGGGAGAGTTCTCAGTGTAGTGCTAGCTTGACCCTTTAAGAATGGTCTTTAAATCATTCTGCCtggcatcagcagccagagcctgagagagcacaatcggccttgcTCTAGATGGCTTGACATGGGCGTCTGCTAGCCTATGCACCAGAAAACGGTACttggcactttcctcagagggCATTggttgcattggcagcagtttgaaaagtttatttatttatgtttgcatgtatttatttggaaccaACCTCTCTCAATCTGGAGCTGTTCCATGACACTGGTGTAACTGGTCTTTAGGTGATCCCTTTCCTTTGTCACATCCACACATCTGGTCCGTAAttggtctctctctttagtcaggttggtgtaactggtctgtaactggtctctctctttagtcAGGGAAgtgtaactggtctgtaactggtctctctctacaGTAAGGTTGTTACAACTTGTCTGTAACTGGTCTTTCTCCATAGTCAGGTCAGTataactggtctgtaactggtctctctctgcagtcaggttggtgtaactggtgtgtaactggtctctctctgcagtcaggttggtgtaactggtgtgtaactggtctctctctgcagtcaggttatTGAACTTGATCCACAGCAGTGTGATGGCAGTCAGTAGGAgaacacacagcagccccagaCACACTGCAGCCAGTCTGTAGCATCTGCCCCCTGCAGAGCTTCTTCCTGAAAAAAGTAGGTTAAGTAGTTGTTTAGATGTTGAGATTAGAGCACTGGCTTACCTCTGAAGGCTTTCCTAGTTTGCGCTGCCATTTGCGCTGACCTTGGTTAAAGGTCAAACGCAGCTTTGGGTAAGGTCGTGGGTGGGAAGATGGCGTTAGCATGGTCTGCACAGACCGCAGACTGTAGGCTACACTGTGTATGAGGCCGAatatctgttccaccttaaatggtgctgtaCTATCGGACACGTACAAGCCCTGCTTCATTTAAgtgtaaaattaaaataagaaaccaacaaaaactgcaattttcATGCTAGTGGCTATTGAAGGGACCCCTCCCACACTACACTATTCTCTCTCCAACTGTCGACTCTAACCGACGAAAGATCTGCAGAATAAAGCCAACTAGCACAGACTCATCCAGACTGGGAATCTATATGACTGTAAGACGTTAAGGTCAAGGCTTCTTACAGTAAAATTTCAATGAAACTGCAAAAGCTGAAGCATGTTTACCTCGGTTCTGAGGATCTGCTGTTTGCAAGTGAGAGCTTTTGTCCGCCTTCTCAGAATCCTTGTGAAAAGCGGCTTCATTCTGAATTTGCCTTGAACTTTTCTTCCCCGAACTGATGGCACTGGAGTTCCTCTGCTCGCTCCTGGGCTTGTGGGCATCTATGCTGACATCATTGACGTAGACTTCTTCATATGACTGGTCGCTGCTATCCGAATCAGACCCGTTTTGTGCAACATTCCCCGCATTGGCGTAAATGTCCTCCCTCATCTCCATTCTGTTCTGGTAGAGGTGTGGATAACGAAGTCTGTACGTCCCTCTCTGAAACTCTAAGAGTGACTCTGTGAATGTGTGCGTAGTGGTGCCAGTGATGTGCGATGAGGTGTGGTGAAGCAGGAGCTGGCAGGAAGGggctggtgttttttttctctgactAAAGTCACATCTTgtttatgtcatttatttatatactgtatatgcaaaTGTCTGTGTGGTGCATGACAGTATAAATGCAGTTACCACTTCATAACACTTCATTACACTTCATAACTTACCTTGTGGCCTCTATGCTAGCTTCTGGTTCCAGTGATGATTAAGAAGTAAAGTCACAGTTCCAGGTCCTCATAGTGTACACaatgtaatataatacaaaaaacaaacaacaaaaaaaaaacaggatagCCTAGATTTGCAGGACCATCATTGCCTGCATAGAATGGCCATTTCTCATTTCAGCAACTGGGAGTTTGGGGCCCAAATATTTGCTCTTTATTGCACTGGCTTACTCAAGTTTATCAATAAAAGATATAAACAGGCGCTCAGAGGCCACTTTGCCTATTAATGTGGATTAGACTTTTAGTAATCAACACAAAAACCAGGTAATGTCAAAGGATTCCCTGATATACAGTCTGCTtatatggatgtttttttttttgaattaCCATTTTACTAGAAGGTTTTACATTTCTCAATTAAGCTTTTCTCACAGATCCAGATTTTTTTAGTAGAGCATGGGGCATCGTTCCAGGACTTGACATTACCCATAAACTCAACACAGTCCTCATTATTGTGAATATCATTTGGTTCTCCTACATTCCAGTACCTGAAAAACAGAGAATCAGAACCAGTCTCTAACCATTCAGCCACTAAACATGCTCATGCTCTTCAGTGAATTACACTTAATTAAACTTAGTACTTGGCTCACTATAGCATTATCCACCTGCTGAAGGCTGCAGAGGATCATAGAACCTGGTACATAGTGAATTACCTATAAATCTCTACTTAATCCCGAGTTAATTCTTTTCTtacgcagtggtcagtgctgtgCCGTCCACCCACTTCCAGAACCCCTCGCTTTTACTGTCTGTCAGACCAATCCAAGCCCGGTTGCTGCCCAGACTGTCAATGATGAACTCCTGCCAATGTAATCACAACAGATATAGATGAAAATGGAgattgatctctctctctctctttctctctctctctctctcacctgttcCTCTCTGCTGTTGATGATCACCAGGTCTGCTCCTCTGTTTCTGCAGTCCTCTCTGCTCTCACTCCAGGTTTTCTCCACATTAGAGATGTAGTAAAGATCGCAGCTGAAAAATGTCTGCGCGGCCGTCACTATACATTTCACACACAGAACCACACAGCCATGACCCAACTGTGCAGTCTGACAGACAGTTTCACAGTCTTGTCATGTCCTCTCTATCATTCTCAGCACATAATGCTGGTTCCTTCTCTTCAACACCTGGAGGACTTTACCCTTCTTCTCCAGGAAGACAACCCTGGTGTGCTTGTTCAGTCTAGGTATCTCAATACTGGGCTATTATGTAACCACTGGCCTAAAGACATCATCCTTTGACTGGTTGTGAAACATTCTAGTAAGTGTGGCTGAAGAGTCACTTACTCAGTTCAGAGCGGCACCTCttctggtctctctctttagtcAGAGTGGTGTatctggtctgtaactggtcctTTTCTTTAGTCAGGTCAGTGTATCTGGTCTGTAGCTGGTCTTTCTGTTTAGTCAGGGAGGT belongs to Salminus brasiliensis chromosome 24, fSalBra1.hap2, whole genome shotgun sequence and includes:
- the LOC140546884 gene encoding uncharacterized protein, with protein sequence MEMREDIYANAGNVAQNGSDSDSSDQSYEEVYVNDVSIDAHKPRSEQRNSSAISSGKKSSRQIQNEAAFHKDSEKADKSSHLQTADPQNRGRSSAGGRCYRLAAVCLGLLCVLLLTAITLLWIKFNNLTAERDQLHTSYTNLTAERDQLHTSYTNLTAERDQLQTSYTDLTMEKDQLQTSCNNLTVERDQLQTSYTSLTKERDQLQTSYTNLTKERDQLRTRCVDVTKERDHLKTSYTSVMEQLQIERAKGNLQGWKSFNTSLYYISTEKTNWSESREDCRKRGVDLVIINSRKEHEFIASQLGSDQAWIGLSDIKNEGQWEWVDGSALTTGYWMKNEPNNQGNEDCGEILGPQANKVWNDRPCSYSQRWICEKTVV